The nucleotide window CGTGGCCGAAACGGCGGCCTTGGTGCGAGAAATCGGGTCACCACACCTAAAGCTACTGGTGGATACCTTCCACATGAACATCGAGGAAGCAGACATTGCCGCCAGTCTGCGCCAGGCGGGGGCGCTCATCGGCCACGTGCACCTGGTGGACACCAATCGTGAGGCTCCTGGCCATGGCCATCTCGATATCCCGGCAGTGCTTTCGGCGCTGCGCGACGTGCACTACCACGGCTATCTCTCGCTGGAGTGCCTGCCCCTGCCCGATCCTCGGCGCGCTGCGGAGGACGGCATCCGCACGCTGCGCCCCCTGGTGCAAGCGCTGGCTTTGTAGCTCTACTGAAGCAGGCCGGACCTCGCCGAGGCCCGGCCTGCTTGTGGGTCTTTGACCGGTCCAGTCTGGTGCGCTAGAATCAAGCACTGAACCCCCTGCGAGATGTGCTCGGCCAAAGGAGGTCGGTGCAGTGGACCGTCGCCAATGCAATGCCTCCCGCTATTTGCCCGGCTCCTCACGGGGCCACTATGAGAGCTACTTTGTTCGGGCCAACCATCCATCGAGGCCGCTGGCGTTTTGGATTCGCTACACCATCTTTAGCCCGCGCGGTTTCGCGGAGAAGGCCGTTGGAGAGCTGTGGGCTATCTACTTTGACGGCGAATCGGGGCAGATTTCAGCCAGCAAGCAACAGGTACCGCTCAGTGCCTGCTCATTTTTGGATGCGGGCCTGGACGTGCGTGTAGGCTTGTCGACGCTGGTGGACGGCAGACTGGAGGGCAGCGCCCTCTCTCCGGCGCATTACCTGAGCTGGAGCCTGACCTACGAAGGCGAGCAGCCGCTGCTGCTTTTGCTCCCCGAGCCGGCTTACCAGGCCGGTTTTCCCAAGGCCAAGGCCCTGGTGGGCATCCCGCTGGCGGTCTTCAGCGGGTCTTTGACCGTGGACGGCCGGCCAGAGCAGATCGATGGGTGGGTGGGCAGCCAGAATCACAACTGGGGCAGCCAGCACACCGATGACTATGCCTGGGGTCAGGTGGCCGGGTTCGACGATGCCCCTGACGCATTCCTGGAGTGCTCAACAGCGCGTGTCCGAGTGGGACCGGTGTGGACACCGCGCCTGACCCTGGTGGTTCTGCGCATGGAGGGCCGCGAGTATCAGCTCAACGGCTACCTGCAGGCCATTCTCGCTCAAGGCCGCTTTGGCATCGAACAGGGAGTATGCCGCTGGAGACTCGAGTCGCGCACACCTACCGTGGGCATCTCTGCCGAGATCACGGCACCCGCCGCCCATTTCGTTGGCCTGCGCTACGACAATCCGCCCGGAGGCTTCAAGACGTGCCTCAACACCAAGCTTGCCCGCTGCGAGGTTGCTGTCGAGCGGCCGGACCTGCCACCGCTCAAGCTGACTGCTGCCAACCGGGCAGCTTTCGAGATCCTGACCGACAGAACCGACCACGGCATAGCCGTGGTTGCCTAGGCCTGCTGCGTCTGAGTGCGGGCAAGAAAGGGTTCATTATGACTGCGGGAGAGTACGATGAAGGTGATTGACCTGCGAAGCGATACGGTGACCCTGCCGACCCCGGCCATGCGCGAGGCGATGTACCATGCCGAGCTGGGCGACGATGTATCGGGTGAAGACCCGACGATCAACCGTCTGGAGGCGGTGGCGGCGGAACGATTGGGCAAAGAGGCGGCGCTGTTTGTGGCCAGCGGGACGATGGGCAACCTGGTCTCGGTGCTCACCCATTGCGGGCGCGGCGATGGGATCATTCTGGGCGACCAGTCGCACATTCTGCTCAACGAGGCGGCGGGTTCGGCCGCCCTTGGCGGCGTCTACCTGCGAGTCGTGCCGAATCAGGCGGATGGCAAGATCGAACTGGCTCAGATTGAGCGCGCCATCCCCGAACCCGATATCCACCACGCCAACATCCGGGTGGTGTGCCTCGAGAACACGCACAACTACTGCGGTGGCGCGCCGCTGGAGCGTGAGTATATGGTCAGGGCGGGCGAGCTGGCCCATCGCCGCGGGATGGTGCTACACTTGGACGGCGCGCGCATCTTTAACGCCGCCACGGCTCTGCGAGTGGACGTAGCTGACCTGGTGGCGCCAGCCGACTCGGTGATGTTTTGCCTCTCCAAGGGCCTGAGCTGCCCGGTGGGGTCGATGCTGTGCGGCAGCGCCGAGTTCATTCTCCGGGCCAGGCGCACGCGCAAGATGGTAGGCGGAGGAATGCGCCAGGCGGGCGTTCTGGCGGCGGCGGGTCTGATCGCGCTGGAGCAGATGATCGACCGGCTGGCAGAGGATCACGAAAATGCGCATCTGCTGGCCAATGGGATCGCCGAGATTCCTGGTCTGTCGCTGGACCCCAGGACCGTGCGCACCAACATCGTTTTCTTTGACTATGTGGCGCAAGGCAAACCGGTGCAACAGTTCATCCAGGAGCTGGACGCGGCGGGAGTGCGGATGTGGTCGCTGGGTCCGAACCGCGTGCGTGCCGTGACCCACTATGGGATAGACAGGACGGACATCAAAGCCGCGCTGGCGGTGATGAGACGGGTTCTGAAGGACGCGGCTTAGATTCGGGGCGCAATGGCTTGCTCGGGCAGGTGAAGATGACGCGATACGTGATTGGCGTGGACCTTGGAGGTACGCAGATCCGGGCGGCGCTCTGCGATGACGCGGGAGCAGTCCTCAAACGGGTGAGCACGCTGACCCGCGCCTGGGAAGGGCCGGAGCCGGTTGCTGCGCGCATCGAGGATTGCATCCGACAGGTAGCCGAGGGTGCGGACCGCACCGACCTGCTCGGCATCGGCCTGGGCGCACCGGGGACAGTCAACCCCTGGACAGGAGTGGTATCCTATGTCACCAACATACCAGGGCTGGTGAACTGGCCGGCGAGAGAGTTTCTCTCGCACCTGCTGGACACGCCGGCCTATGTTGGCAACGATGCCAAGGTAGCGGCACTGGGCGAACACCGCTTTGGCGCTGGCCGTGGTACCGAGTCGATGGTCTACCTGACCGTGAGTACCGGCATCGGCGGGGGAGTGATCGAGCGGGGCAGACTGGTGCTGGGTGCTCGAGGCTGGGCGACCGAACTGGGGCATATCGTGGTCGAACCAGAGGGGCCACGCTGCGGGTGCGGTGGTTATGGCTGCCTCGAAGCACTGGCCTCCGGACCGGCCATTGCTCGACAAGCGCGCGAGCGCATCCAGGCGGGTGCGCAGTCTACCCTGGTGGACCTCACCGCTGGCCGCCTGGAGCGGTTGAGCGCAAAGGACGTGGTAACCGCGGCGCGTTCGCAGGACGAGGTGGCTTGCCAGGTGATGGAGCGAGCTGCCTACTACCTGGGAATCGGCCTGGTCAGCATCATCACGACCTTTGATCCGGAGAAGGTCGTCATTGGTGGCGGGGTGAGCAATGCGGGCGAACTCTTGCTGGGCCCCGCCCGAGCGGTTCTGGAGAGGCGGGCAATGACGCCGGAATGGCGTGCCATGCCCCTCGAACTGGCCGCCCTTGGAGAGGACGTTGGGGTACTCGGCGCGGCAGCTCTTGCGTTCGGTGAGACCGAGAGTCGGACTGCCAGGGCGTAACGGAGGAGACCGCTATGCGCAGATG belongs to Chloroflexi bacterium ADurb.Bin180 and includes:
- the ltaA gene encoding L-allo-threonine aldolase, with amino-acid sequence MKVIDLRSDTVTLPTPAMREAMYHAELGDDVSGEDPTINRLEAVAAERLGKEAALFVASGTMGNLVSVLTHCGRGDGIILGDQSHILLNEAAGSAALGGVYLRVVPNQADGKIELAQIERAIPEPDIHHANIRVVCLENTHNYCGGAPLEREYMVRAGELAHRRGMVLHLDGARIFNAATALRVDVADLVAPADSVMFCLSKGLSCPVGSMLCGSAEFILRARRTRKMVGGGMRQAGVLAAAGLIALEQMIDRLAEDHENAHLLANGIAEIPGLSLDPRTVRTNIVFFDYVAQGKPVQQFIQELDAAGVRMWSLGPNRVRAVTHYGIDRTDIKAALAVMRRVLKDAA
- the glcK gene encoding Glucokinase, producing the protein MTRYVIGVDLGGTQIRAALCDDAGAVLKRVSTLTRAWEGPEPVAARIEDCIRQVAEGADRTDLLGIGLGAPGTVNPWTGVVSYVTNIPGLVNWPAREFLSHLLDTPAYVGNDAKVAALGEHRFGAGRGTESMVYLTVSTGIGGGVIERGRLVLGARGWATELGHIVVEPEGPRCGCGGYGCLEALASGPAIARQARERIQAGAQSTLVDLTAGRLERLSAKDVVTAARSQDEVACQVMERAAYYLGIGLVSIITTFDPEKVVIGGGVSNAGELLLGPARAVLERRAMTPEWRAMPLELAALGEDVGVLGAAALAFGETESRTARA